Proteins from one Gimesia maris genomic window:
- a CDS encoding polysaccharide deacetylase family protein, with protein MNIIRQFVKKAIPAVIPPKLYLVHGAVSHIDSEAHANCCTADTGPLKEIAFTFDDGPHPEHTPLLLDVLQKYQQQATFFVIGEKARQYPHLIERIVQEGHELGNHTLTHSEPAQTSTRNFLEEIEQTDQILEQLTGKKVKLVRPPKGKLNLGKLLGLWRQRRTVVLWDIDPRDYLMNDQSEMIDWCQNYHPVSGNFCLMHDNHPYAIEAVRQLSECQHTRLQSHTVSHWIENKTQHSTRTQQACA; from the coding sequence ATGAATATCATTCGTCAATTCGTCAAGAAAGCGATTCCCGCAGTGATTCCGCCGAAACTGTATCTGGTGCATGGCGCTGTCAGCCACATCGACTCGGAAGCTCATGCCAACTGCTGCACTGCTGACACCGGGCCACTCAAAGAGATAGCCTTCACTTTTGATGATGGCCCCCACCCGGAACACACGCCACTTCTGCTGGACGTATTACAGAAATATCAGCAACAGGCCACGTTTTTTGTCATCGGTGAAAAAGCCCGGCAATATCCTCATCTGATTGAACGAATCGTCCAGGAAGGTCATGAACTCGGAAACCATACATTGACACATTCCGAACCGGCACAAACATCCACCCGCAACTTTCTTGAAGAAATTGAGCAGACCGATCAGATACTGGAGCAGCTCACAGGCAAAAAAGTGAAGCTGGTACGACCGCCGAAAGGCAAACTGAACCTCGGTAAACTGCTGGGACTCTGGCGGCAACGACGCACGGTGGTGCTCTGGGACATCGATCCTCGCGATTATCTGATGAATGACCAGTCTGAAATGATCGACTGGTGTCAGAACTATCATCCCGTTTCTGGAAATTTCTGCCTGATGCATGACAACCATCCCTACGCGATTGAAGCAGTCCGCCAGCTCTCTGAATGCCAGCACACCCGCCTTCAGTCTCACACAGTCAGTCATTGGATTGAAAATAAAACACAGCACTCAACGCGAACACAGCAGGCCTGCGCCTGA
- a CDS encoding GNAT family N-acetyltransferase, whose translation MQTNFIPKKDTACWTIQPEQDQNGFESLQIRSYPLNPEQFTTVSEPYQNWRELFQNDPHSDLEQHPDHILSISSLLQKNQSAVNGHLILCRQGNKPVAAGILLPKSISTKKLRGLGPARQLHGYFLSGKRFLIAKDYQYDHGFQNFILEATLSFCGQTAGRYLLLEDILIDEPLNQSLIQLSSHCLTYSHTGFQSRCLIQFPEIPLDYWNQFRSKSRRKHRKLIRDNSHLKLVRITRPDQVADFLDAAHQISKNTWQTQRLGLRVKNSAKEIEELLFFAINDSLRSYLLMDQDQPVAFKIGIQHQGIYHDREFGFDLDYASISPGETLLLLILEDLITYDTPRTFDFGIGDAEYKQRYSSEITQSRSVLLFPSSLRNKSLLSYLKASCWIDQLSRKVLKRTGLYTALRHLVRYRKLGSR comes from the coding sequence ATGCAGACAAACTTTATTCCGAAAAAAGATACTGCCTGCTGGACCATTCAGCCAGAACAGGATCAGAATGGATTTGAATCACTGCAGATTCGCAGCTATCCTCTGAATCCCGAACAGTTCACAACCGTATCTGAACCGTATCAGAACTGGAGGGAATTGTTTCAGAACGATCCCCATTCCGATCTCGAACAGCACCCCGATCACATTCTAAGCATTTCTTCCCTGCTGCAGAAGAATCAGTCTGCAGTAAACGGCCACCTGATTTTGTGTCGACAGGGAAACAAACCTGTGGCAGCAGGAATTCTTCTCCCGAAATCAATCAGTACTAAAAAACTGCGGGGGCTCGGTCCTGCCAGACAATTACACGGCTACTTCCTGTCTGGCAAACGATTTCTGATTGCGAAAGACTATCAGTACGATCACGGCTTTCAGAATTTCATCCTGGAAGCGACTCTATCATTCTGTGGTCAAACTGCAGGCAGATATCTGCTGTTAGAAGATATTCTGATTGATGAACCACTCAATCAATCACTGATTCAACTGTCTTCTCATTGCTTAACCTATTCCCATACAGGTTTTCAATCACGCTGTCTGATTCAGTTTCCGGAAATCCCACTGGATTACTGGAACCAGTTTCGTTCCAAATCGCGACGAAAACATCGCAAATTAATACGAGATAATTCTCATTTGAAACTGGTCCGTATTACGCGTCCGGACCAGGTCGCTGATTTCCTTGATGCAGCACACCAAATATCAAAGAATACCTGGCAGACTCAGCGTCTGGGGCTGCGAGTAAAAAACAGTGCAAAAGAAATCGAAGAACTGCTGTTTTTTGCGATCAACGACTCATTACGTTCCTATCTTCTGATGGATCAGGACCAGCCAGTCGCATTCAAAATCGGTATTCAACACCAAGGAATTTACCATGATCGGGAATTTGGATTTGATCTGGACTATGCCAGTATCTCCCCCGGGGAAACCTTACTGCTGCTGATCCTTGAGGACCTGATTACGTATGACACTCCTCGCACTTTCGATTTTGGAATCGGTGATGCGGAATACAAGCAACGCTACAGCTCTGAAATAACGCAGAGTCGCTCCGTATTGCTGTTTCCATCATCTTTAAGAAATAAAAGTCTACTCAGTTATCTGAAAGCATCCTGCTGGATTGACCAGTTGTCCAGAAAGGTCCTGAAAAGGACCGGCTTGTATACCGCGTTGCGTCATCTGGTACGGTATCGAAAGCTGGGCAGCCGCTGA
- a CDS encoding O-antigen ligase family protein: MANEAYSHPVPVRQAVSAPETAQGQTAPSRNGSQRRRQPVPLSIMGGSSASKNAYTLFLLVNITLFLRPAELIPALANLPIYEVLILSSFFLSLDQIKRTVRLPMLKRQPITLCVFGVLVAVALSHASHMYFYGIRTSTVMFLKTLMYYLLLISIIDSPQRLKGLLKTIAISSSVMILLCVIDYAGILDFEFIKHVSDRDGVSDAGEVIRVFRMRGTGIFQDPNDLSVLIVTTGVLCWYFFNDPAASPLRFLWIVGMIILGIGLIYTRSRGGLLTLGIAGMVFVLPKYGKKAAIACAVVGMAGVTVLAGRQGNIDLNSGTGHDRILLWREGLTALKSPDLLFGIGEGQYSDLAGLAAHNSFVHAFTELGLFGGTFFIGCFFFAALGLYRLAQFQSKSHGRPIFRNRELERLLPYVSAILAAWCGGMMSLSRCYVVPTYMVVGVCAAYLNLAGASLARPTPLVYWNKQHVIYLIGVSMGLFIAFLIFVRIFAN, translated from the coding sequence ATGGCGAATGAAGCGTATTCTCATCCTGTTCCTGTTCGACAAGCAGTTTCAGCACCAGAAACTGCACAGGGGCAGACTGCGCCCTCACGAAACGGTTCGCAGAGACGACGGCAACCCGTTCCGCTTTCGATTATGGGCGGTTCCTCGGCTTCGAAAAACGCTTATACTCTGTTTCTGCTGGTGAATATCACCCTGTTCCTGAGACCAGCCGAGCTGATTCCGGCTCTGGCCAATCTGCCCATTTATGAAGTTTTGATCCTGTCATCATTTTTCTTATCCCTTGATCAAATCAAGCGAACTGTCAGACTCCCGATGTTAAAGCGGCAGCCAATCACGCTGTGTGTCTTCGGAGTTCTGGTCGCGGTCGCCTTGTCACATGCATCACACATGTATTTTTATGGCATCCGCACATCAACTGTCATGTTCCTGAAAACGTTGATGTATTACCTGTTGCTGATCAGCATCATCGACTCTCCTCAACGTTTAAAAGGACTCCTGAAAACGATTGCGATCTCGTCGTCCGTCATGATTTTGCTGTGCGTGATTGATTACGCGGGTATTCTTGATTTTGAATTTATCAAACATGTCAGCGACCGTGACGGCGTTTCCGATGCGGGAGAAGTGATACGCGTATTCCGCATGCGCGGTACGGGTATCTTCCAGGATCCCAATGACCTGTCCGTTTTGATTGTCACAACCGGGGTTCTCTGCTGGTACTTTTTTAATGATCCCGCGGCAAGTCCGCTCCGTTTTTTGTGGATCGTCGGCATGATCATCCTGGGAATCGGCCTGATTTATACCCGTTCCCGCGGAGGACTGTTGACACTCGGAATTGCAGGCATGGTTTTTGTCTTACCTAAATACGGTAAAAAAGCTGCCATTGCATGCGCTGTGGTTGGCATGGCGGGGGTCACCGTTCTCGCCGGTCGACAGGGAAACATTGACCTGAATTCCGGAACCGGACACGATCGCATTCTGCTGTGGAGAGAAGGTCTGACCGCTCTCAAATCTCCCGATCTGCTGTTTGGAATCGGTGAAGGCCAGTATTCCGACCTGGCCGGGTTAGCCGCCCACAATTCGTTCGTGCATGCATTTACCGAACTGGGGCTGTTTGGGGGAACATTTTTTATAGGCTGCTTCTTCTTTGCCGCGCTGGGATTGTATCGCCTGGCACAGTTCCAAAGTAAGAGCCACGGTAGACCCATATTTCGTAACCGGGAACTGGAACGCCTCTTACCCTATGTCTCCGCGATCCTGGCTGCCTGGTGTGGGGGAATGATGTCATTATCCCGCTGCTATGTCGTCCCGACATATATGGTGGTCGGAGTCTGTGCTGCGTATCTGAATCTCGCGGGTGCCAGTCTGGCCAGACCGACTCCACTGGTCTACTGGAATAAGCAACATGTGATTTATCTGATCGGAGTGAGCATGGGATTGTTCATTGCGTTCCTCATTTTTGTACGTATTTTTGCCAATTAA
- a CDS encoding glycosyltransferase, with product MSTIEAINAENVANQNSSAGKRLRVCHLSLTLCTGGLERLLVDFARYHNREQFELEFVALGETGAPAEEIQQIGCPVFQFPLTARGKLAKIRQLSDFLNQRNYDLLHTHNAYPHFYGSLAAYRSRIPVTIQTRHGRRFGETFSERMQFAMASRFADRVVPVSDDTGQRCKKIGWLDDTKVTRIWNGIDVDRFVFTGSAQKLTAITVSRLSPEKDIVTMLHAVQQVVQEIPEFRLLIVGDGPERTRLEYLTTELHLNSHVEFLGERSDVPQLLTQAGFYVSSSLTEGISLTLLEAMSVGLPIVATQVGGNPEIVQQPATGLLVPSANPGFLASAMIQMCQNQCQWAEIGLRARARVEQHFNIRTMIKDYENLYLDILKPSFKS from the coding sequence ATGAGTACAATCGAAGCAATTAACGCAGAGAACGTCGCGAATCAGAATTCGTCTGCAGGAAAACGGCTGCGCGTCTGCCACTTGAGTCTGACGCTCTGCACGGGGGGCCTGGAACGTCTGCTGGTTGATTTTGCCCGTTACCACAACAGGGAACAGTTTGAACTGGAATTCGTTGCGCTGGGTGAAACCGGTGCCCCTGCCGAAGAAATTCAACAGATCGGCTGTCCGGTCTTCCAGTTCCCGCTGACGGCGCGCGGAAAACTTGCAAAGATCAGGCAGTTATCTGACTTCCTGAACCAGAGGAACTATGACCTGTTGCATACTCACAATGCCTACCCGCACTTTTATGGCAGCCTGGCTGCTTATCGTTCCCGGATCCCGGTGACAATTCAAACCCGGCACGGCAGACGGTTTGGAGAGACGTTCAGTGAGCGCATGCAATTTGCCATGGCCAGTCGATTTGCTGACCGCGTTGTTCCTGTTTCGGATGATACCGGGCAACGTTGTAAGAAAATCGGCTGGCTGGACGACACTAAAGTAACCCGTATCTGGAACGGTATCGATGTCGACCGGTTTGTTTTTACCGGCTCTGCACAGAAACTGACCGCGATTACCGTTTCACGTCTCTCACCCGAAAAAGATATTGTGACCATGCTGCATGCTGTTCAGCAGGTCGTGCAGGAGATTCCGGAATTTCGACTCCTCATCGTGGGGGACGGCCCCGAACGAACCAGACTCGAATATCTCACTACAGAGTTGCATCTAAATTCGCACGTTGAATTTCTGGGAGAACGCAGTGATGTCCCTCAATTACTCACACAAGCGGGTTTCTATGTCTCCTCATCACTGACAGAAGGAATTTCTCTCACCCTCCTGGAAGCCATGTCCGTCGGTTTGCCTATCGTTGCGACACAGGTGGGTGGAAATCCTGAAATCGTACAACAACCGGCAACAGGATTACTGGTCCCTTCCGCAAACCCCGGTTTTCTGGCTTCGGCGATGATTCAAATGTGCCAGAATCAGTGTCAGTGGGCTGAAATCGGTTTACGCGCTCGTGCGCGAGTGGAACAGCACTTTAATATCCGGACCATGATCAAAGATTATGAAAACCTGTATCTCGATATTTTAAAACCTTCCTTTAAAAGTTAA
- a CDS encoding GNAT family N-acetyltransferase: MTTLHCSNQEINQNSDNRTGSVSSGILSLHLRERDQTQDCLQIWQTLEAQFEDVPLMCSSVWTSTWIEQYGDLVPYSFVVASRDQIPCGICLLTEGVEQFDGPLPIKTLHLGTAGEPAADSVCVEYNSLLIQPADQSAFMKALLELLSDHPTWDSLNFDGFDSIELENWDLSFPEISVRKIESRYFDLQLIRDEEREVISGFGYSTRKNLRKNMKTYGNLTTEWAETIEQAESIFSDLVTLHQTRWQKEGQPGSYASERFTRFHEALIQKLIPTGQMGLFRVKIDDAVIGCVQVLIDRNRVLCYQGGSAEYQGKLSPGVITDYLCIEECFQRGFDAYDFLAGNSHHKQKMSTHHSYLTWAQIQRPRWKFTALNALRKIKQTMNLIRKSDQ; encoded by the coding sequence ATGACTACCCTTCACTGTTCGAATCAAGAGATCAATCAGAATTCTGATAACCGTACCGGTTCTGTTTCTTCCGGTATCCTGTCGTTGCATTTGCGTGAAAGAGACCAGACACAGGACTGTCTGCAGATCTGGCAAACGCTGGAAGCACAATTTGAAGATGTTCCTCTGATGTGTTCCTCAGTCTGGACTTCAACCTGGATTGAGCAATATGGCGATTTAGTGCCGTATTCTTTTGTGGTTGCCTCTCGGGATCAGATCCCCTGTGGTATCTGCCTCTTAACAGAAGGTGTAGAACAGTTTGACGGCCCGCTTCCCATCAAAACCCTGCACCTGGGAACCGCTGGTGAACCGGCGGCTGACAGTGTCTGTGTGGAATACAATTCACTGTTGATTCAACCCGCCGACCAGTCCGCGTTCATGAAGGCGCTGCTTGAATTACTGTCCGATCACCCGACCTGGGATTCCCTTAATTTTGACGGTTTTGACAGTATCGAGCTCGAAAACTGGGATCTCTCATTTCCAGAGATCTCGGTTCGCAAAATTGAAAGCCGTTATTTCGACCTGCAATTGATTCGCGATGAAGAACGGGAAGTGATTTCCGGTTTCGGCTATTCCACCCGCAAAAACCTGCGCAAGAATATGAAGACCTATGGAAATCTGACGACCGAATGGGCAGAAACGATTGAACAGGCGGAATCCATCTTCTCTGATTTAGTCACGCTGCATCAGACCCGCTGGCAGAAAGAAGGTCAGCCCGGCTCGTATGCCAGCGAACGATTTACCCGATTTCATGAGGCATTAATCCAGAAACTGATTCCCACCGGACAAATGGGACTTTTTCGCGTCAAGATTGACGACGCAGTCATTGGATGTGTCCAGGTTCTGATCGATCGCAATCGTGTGCTCTGCTACCAGGGAGGCTCTGCGGAATATCAGGGCAAACTCAGCCCGGGAGTGATCACTGATTACCTGTGTATCGAAGAATGTTTCCAGCGCGGGTTCGACGCATACGACTTTCTCGCAGGCAACAGTCACCACAAACAGAAAATGAGTACACACCACAGCTACCTGACCTGGGCTCAGATTCAGCGTCCCCGCTGGAAGTTTACCGCACTCAATGCATTACGAAAAATCAAACAGACCATGAACCTGATTCGCAAATCAGATCAGTAA
- a CDS encoding glycosyltransferase, with translation MKKRKHHEELTTEVRPAMKILFLSNVFPNPLHPGKGTFNKSMIESLSQTHRVHVITPVSWIDEISHRLKNKSRMDRNWMPVEYLSQLSVEYPRFYYPPKILHQHYGQFLSWSLHQCLQRTISRFQPDIILSYWLHPDGEVAVKAAQEHGIPVVVMTGGSDVLLLTQNRNRKRVIQNVLQQADGVITVSNDIQNAVKNLYVHPEKIHTVYRGVNRDLFSPGDQRAARERLGLPLERKIIVSVGRLEPVKGHSVLLQACEKISKVGTRFTCYVLGDGSLESALLQKTEQTGLGEFFQLKGSQQQHRLVDWYRAADVIALPSLSEGIPNVLLEAISCGKPFVASRVGGIPEIADPTCDRLVTADNSSELAVALAEMLESTTPADRRSFEPMSWQESSLQISQILSDCSTRYTAGLTGQQKTRSSYQRKDKKTKQQT, from the coding sequence ATGAAAAAGCGAAAACACCACGAAGAATTAACTACTGAGGTCAGGCCTGCCATGAAAATCCTGTTTCTTTCAAACGTGTTTCCTAACCCGTTGCATCCCGGGAAAGGTACGTTCAACAAATCGATGATTGAATCCCTGTCGCAGACACACCGCGTACATGTCATCACACCGGTCTCCTGGATTGATGAGATTTCGCATAGACTCAAAAACAAATCACGGATGGATCGGAACTGGATGCCCGTTGAATACTTGAGCCAGCTCAGCGTGGAATATCCGCGATTCTACTACCCTCCGAAGATACTTCACCAGCATTATGGACAGTTTCTGTCATGGTCTCTCCACCAGTGCCTGCAGCGAACCATCTCCCGTTTCCAGCCTGACATCATCCTGTCCTACTGGTTACACCCTGATGGAGAAGTTGCCGTCAAAGCGGCTCAAGAACATGGAATTCCCGTCGTCGTTATGACCGGAGGCAGTGATGTGCTGCTGCTCACACAAAATCGGAATCGAAAACGTGTCATTCAAAACGTGCTCCAGCAGGCAGATGGCGTAATTACTGTCAGCAATGATATCCAGAATGCGGTGAAAAACCTGTATGTACATCCGGAGAAAATTCATACCGTCTACCGCGGTGTTAATCGGGACCTGTTCAGTCCCGGGGATCAGCGAGCCGCCCGCGAACGACTGGGACTTCCCCTGGAACGAAAAATCATAGTCAGCGTCGGACGCCTGGAACCGGTCAAGGGACACTCTGTTCTCCTGCAGGCCTGCGAGAAAATAAGTAAAGTGGGCACTCGTTTTACGTGCTATGTTTTAGGTGATGGTTCTCTGGAATCAGCTTTATTACAAAAAACAGAACAAACCGGATTGGGAGAATTCTTCCAGTTAAAGGGATCACAACAGCAACATCGGCTGGTGGACTGGTATCGTGCAGCTGACGTTATCGCATTACCCAGCCTGTCTGAAGGGATTCCCAACGTTCTCCTGGAAGCCATTTCCTGCGGGAAACCATTTGTTGCCAGTCGTGTGGGTGGAATTCCCGAAATTGCAGATCCCACCTGTGATCGACTGGTGACAGCTGACAATTCAAGTGAACTGGCTGTGGCTCTCGCTGAAATGCTGGAATCAACGACTCCTGCTGATCGGCGGAGTTTTGAACCGATGTCATGGCAGGAGTCGTCATTACAGATCAGCCAGATTCTGTCTGACTGCAGTACACGTTATACAGCTGGCCTGACCGGACAACAGAAAACACGATCGTCTTATCAGCGAAAAGACAAAAAAACAAAACAACAGACCTGA
- a CDS encoding ABC-F family ATP-binding cassette domain-containing protein → MATLIEISNVTKSYGAQELLKEASIALADEQKIGFIGRNGAGKSTLLRILLEEESVDSGQIIRHPNLRVGYLRQHDPFQAGESALDFLMRDSGQPDWRCGAVAGEFELKGRFLNGPVKELSGGWQTRVKLAALLLHEPNFLMLDEPTNFLDLRTQLLLEDFLKDYRGAVLVVSHDRTFLKAICNQTLELKRGKLTLFNGNVDQYLENQEILKERDERTNATVLAKRRQLETFIAKNKAGANTASQARSKEKQLARLTLTEIEGAESTVNIIIPQTEKRQGIALICDDLAIGYPKNRVADNINLEIEHGTRAAIVGDNGQGKTTFLRSITGSLKPIDGSLKWGYHCNVACYAQHVYTSLPPEQTIRDYLELESAPGTTNQQILAVAGSFLFKEQALDKAIKVLSGGERARLCLAGILLGNYSILILDEPGNHLDVETVEALGNALVKFQGTVIFTSHDRHFMSKVATDVIEVVNGTVKSYEGDYDAYLYRVKKEVAEGHREQNQASIAKQEEKNAAPREKGLGGKIKNARKELSAIERKIAQLDEQRNEINKKFLKATSPEQAQELHDEMQPLVEEIGELEIRWMELYEFLEQ, encoded by the coding sequence ATGGCGACCCTGATTGAAATATCAAATGTGACAAAGAGTTATGGTGCTCAGGAGCTTCTGAAAGAAGCCTCGATTGCGCTCGCGGATGAGCAGAAAATTGGGTTCATCGGCCGAAATGGTGCCGGGAAATCTACTTTGTTGAGAATCCTGCTGGAAGAAGAATCGGTCGACAGTGGACAAATTATTCGGCATCCCAATCTGCGGGTTGGTTATCTCAGGCAGCATGATCCGTTTCAGGCAGGTGAAAGTGCACTGGATTTCCTGATGCGCGACAGTGGTCAGCCCGACTGGCGCTGTGGTGCAGTCGCCGGTGAATTCGAATTGAAAGGCCGCTTTCTGAACGGTCCTGTCAAAGAGCTTTCCGGTGGCTGGCAGACCCGTGTCAAACTGGCGGCTTTATTACTGCATGAGCCGAATTTTCTGATGTTGGACGAACCAACCAACTTCCTCGACCTCCGCACGCAGCTCCTGCTGGAAGATTTTCTGAAAGATTACCGGGGTGCGGTGCTGGTGGTTTCTCACGATCGAACTTTCCTCAAGGCAATCTGCAACCAGACTCTGGAACTCAAACGAGGGAAACTGACCCTGTTTAACGGGAATGTGGATCAGTACCTGGAGAACCAGGAGATTCTAAAAGAGCGTGATGAACGCACGAATGCGACGGTTCTGGCGAAACGCCGTCAACTGGAAACATTCATCGCAAAAAATAAAGCAGGCGCGAATACCGCTTCACAAGCGCGCAGTAAAGAAAAACAGCTGGCACGGCTGACTCTGACCGAGATCGAGGGGGCAGAATCGACAGTCAACATCATCATCCCACAGACTGAGAAACGACAGGGCATTGCCTTAATTTGCGATGACCTGGCAATCGGTTATCCCAAGAATCGCGTTGCGGACAATATTAACCTGGAGATTGAGCATGGTACCCGGGCGGCGATTGTCGGTGATAACGGCCAGGGAAAAACCACCTTCCTGCGCTCCATTACCGGTTCACTCAAGCCTATAGACGGAAGTTTGAAATGGGGCTATCACTGTAATGTCGCCTGCTATGCACAACATGTTTATACGTCATTGCCTCCTGAGCAGACAATCCGTGACTACCTCGAATTAGAGTCGGCTCCCGGTACCACGAACCAGCAGATTCTGGCGGTCGCAGGCAGCTTCCTGTTCAAGGAACAGGCACTGGATAAAGCCATTAAAGTTCTCAGTGGGGGAGAACGGGCGCGTTTGTGTCTGGCGGGAATTCTGCTGGGTAACTACTCCATCTTGATTCTGGACGAACCGGGTAACCATCTCGATGTCGAAACAGTGGAAGCCTTAGGAAACGCACTGGTGAAATTTCAGGGAACGGTGATTTTTACCAGCCATGATCGCCATTTCATGAGTAAAGTCGCCACCGATGTCATTGAGGTCGTAAATGGTACCGTAAAGAGCTATGAAGGCGATTACGATGCCTATCTTTATCGTGTTAAGAAAGAAGTGGCTGAGGGGCATCGTGAGCAGAATCAGGCTTCGATTGCCAAACAGGAAGAGAAAAACGCAGCCCCCCGTGAAAAAGGTTTAGGCGGCAAAATCAAAAATGCACGGAAAGAACTCTCTGCCATTGAACGCAAAATTGCCCAACTCGACGAGCAGCGGAACGAGATCAACAAGAAATTCCTGAAAGCAACAAGCCCGGAACAGGCACAGGAACTCCATGACGAAATGCAGCCCCTGGTCGAAGAGATCGGAGAACTGGAAATTCGCTGGATGGAGCTTTATGAATTTCTGGAACAGTAA
- a CDS encoding oligosaccharide flippase family protein produces MTQRRSIKTNLCATWLNHGVSLMIGVFLMPYVLHILGDAQYGSWIFINAIAGYSGLLYLGFGQTISRYVAHYHAKQDWNRLNHVSNVIFVIYLCMGSLALLTAGIIAWLAPHLSDWGTISLYEIRMVILILGLNVFVGLAGSVFGGILMGIQRFDIERGVNLTGALLRLALTLMFLKAEWGLLTIALIFFTVTVVENAGQCYFAFRQVKTFRIGRRYLDWSILKECGSFSGYAFIDAIAWTLIEATDSILIGIFFSPAMIVPYYIALRLTQFINMPIAQIGKVFMPRAGELHANEDHHALQKLVLNGVSLSFLLVTGFFIGVCFFGTTLINTWIGTGYPESHNILMILLGARIIALPVSTFRSVLYGMGHVKIPSLIYISEAIANLILSLVLIQSLGLIGVALGTAIPIFVAELGIILPYAMKKLNITTSQLLRTAIAPTLAPLLALLGYSYFLPHFFEIRNSWAILVGVAAGGGVFLLGTWLVFEKGTVLLHRSVPESIKS; encoded by the coding sequence ATGACTCAGCGTCGATCAATCAAAACGAATTTATGTGCGACATGGCTCAATCATGGAGTGAGCCTGATGATCGGCGTATTCCTGATGCCCTATGTCCTGCACATCCTGGGGGACGCGCAATACGGTAGCTGGATCTTCATTAATGCCATCGCCGGGTATTCCGGTCTCCTCTACCTGGGATTTGGTCAGACCATCAGTCGCTATGTGGCACACTATCATGCCAAACAGGATTGGAACCGTCTGAATCACGTTTCCAATGTCATTTTTGTAATTTATCTTTGCATGGGCAGCCTGGCTTTATTAACGGCAGGCATCATCGCATGGCTGGCCCCCCACTTAAGTGACTGGGGCACAATCTCCCTATACGAAATCAGAATGGTCATTCTGATTCTGGGGCTGAATGTCTTTGTTGGTCTGGCAGGCAGTGTGTTTGGTGGTATTTTGATGGGCATCCAGCGGTTCGACATTGAACGAGGAGTCAACTTGACCGGTGCGCTTCTGCGACTGGCGCTGACCTTGATGTTCCTCAAAGCAGAATGGGGGCTGCTGACCATTGCCCTGATTTTCTTTACGGTCACTGTCGTTGAAAATGCAGGCCAATGCTATTTTGCGTTTCGCCAGGTTAAAACCTTTCGAATTGGACGCAGGTACCTGGACTGGAGCATCCTCAAAGAATGCGGTTCATTCAGCGGATACGCATTTATCGATGCCATTGCCTGGACCCTGATCGAAGCAACTGATTCGATTCTGATCGGGATCTTTTTCAGCCCGGCCATGATCGTCCCCTATTATATCGCTCTGCGACTCACACAATTTATTAATATGCCGATTGCACAAATCGGTAAAGTCTTTATGCCCCGCGCGGGAGAACTGCATGCTAACGAGGATCATCATGCATTGCAGAAGCTGGTTCTGAATGGTGTCTCACTTTCCTTTCTGCTTGTCACCGGATTTTTTATCGGCGTCTGCTTCTTTGGTACGACCCTGATCAATACCTGGATCGGAACGGGTTACCCGGAAAGCCATAACATTCTGATGATTTTGTTGGGAGCCCGCATCATTGCCTTACCAGTCTCAACGTTTCGCTCAGTTCTGTACGGAATGGGACATGTCAAAATCCCATCGCTGATTTATATCAGTGAAGCCATTGCCAACCTGATCCTGTCACTGGTCCTGATTCAGTCTCTGGGGCTTATCGGCGTCGCGTTAGGAACGGCAATTCCCATTTTTGTTGCAGAGCTGGGGATCATCCTGCCTTACGCGATGAAGAAACTGAATATCACGACCAGCCAGCTGCTGCGAACGGCCATTGCGCCGACCCTGGCCCCCTTACTGGCGCTGTTAGGCTACTCATACTTCTTGCCTCACTTTTTTGAAATCCGTAATTCCTGGGCCATTCTCGTAGGAGTTGCCGCCGGAGGCGGTGTCTTTCTGCTGGGCACCTGGCTGGTTTTTGAAAAAGGAACCGTATTGTTGCATCGGTCTGTTCCTGAATCGATCAAATCCTGA